In a single window of the Candidatus Zixiibacteriota bacterium genome:
- a CDS encoding aldo/keto reductase, which yields MSLSGCATRAGTENYRRRFAGAIPDGHFRLSQDLWLSSIGIGTYLGNPDDATDRKYRAALIAAVELGCNVIDTAANYRCQRSERSVGEALKELSARGYRREEIVIATKGGFIPYDGAPPEDPRLYFEEAFVKTGIASLADVVGSCHCMTPKYLRHQLECSLRNLALDCIDVYYLHNPEIQLGRVSPDEFRARLTRAFETLEEAAAAGKIRHYGTATWNGYRNPPSAKDYLSLSEVVELAAKAGGREHRFKFIQLPVNLGMTEALSLANQNVGGAAMTLLEAAERLGITVMASASILQGQLARNLPGLIAETFEGLESDAQRSLQFVRSTPGVTTALVGMKQVAHVEENLRTARVAPASWEQYSKLFQAAS from the coding sequence ATGAGCCTGTCCGGTTGCGCCACCCGCGCGGGCACCGAAAACTACCGCCGCCGGTTCGCCGGCGCGATCCCCGACGGTCACTTCCGCCTTTCGCAGGATCTGTGGCTTTCGTCGATCGGCATCGGCACTTATCTCGGCAACCCGGACGACGCCACCGATCGGAAGTACCGGGCCGCGCTGATCGCCGCCGTCGAGCTCGGCTGCAACGTCATCGACACCGCGGCGAACTACCGGTGCCAGCGCAGCGAACGGAGCGTCGGGGAAGCGCTGAAGGAGCTGTCGGCCAGAGGATACCGGCGCGAGGAGATCGTGATCGCGACCAAGGGCGGATTCATTCCCTACGACGGGGCGCCGCCGGAGGATCCGCGCCTCTATTTCGAGGAAGCGTTCGTCAAGACCGGCATCGCCTCGCTCGCCGACGTCGTCGGCAGCTGTCATTGCATGACCCCGAAGTACCTCCGCCACCAGCTCGAATGCAGTCTGCGCAACCTCGCCCTCGACTGCATCGACGTTTACTACCTCCACAATCCCGAAATTCAGCTCGGACGGGTTTCTCCGGACGAGTTCAGGGCCCGGTTGACGCGCGCCTTCGAGACGCTCGAAGAGGCGGCGGCCGCCGGCAAGATCCGCCACTACGGAACGGCCACGTGGAACGGCTATCGCAATCCCCCTTCGGCGAAGGATTATCTCTCGTTGAGCGAGGTTGTCGAGCTGGCGGCGAAAGCGGGCGGGCGGGAGCACCGCTTCAAGTTCATCCAGCTTCCCGTGAATCTGGGAATGACCGAGGCCCTGTCGCTCGCCAACCAGAACGTGGGCGGCGCGGCGATGACGCTGCTCGAGGCGGCGGAACGTCTGGGGATCACGGTCATGGCCAGCGCGTCGATCCTTCAGGGCCAGCTCGCGCGCAACCTGCCGGGGCTGATCGCAGAGACCTTTGAGGGACTGGAATCCGACGCGCAGCGCTCGCTGCAGTTCGTGCGCTCCACCCCCGGCGTGACCACCGCGCTGGTCGGCATGAAGCAGGTCGCGCACGTCGAGGAAAATCTGAGGACCGCACGTGTCGCCCCGGCGTCCTGGGAGCAATACTCGAAACTGTTCCAGGCGGCGAGCTGA